Proteins co-encoded in one Dendropsophus ebraccatus isolate aDenEbr1 chromosome 9, aDenEbr1.pat, whole genome shotgun sequence genomic window:
- the USP40 gene encoding ubiquitin carboxyl-terminal hydrolase 40 isoform X2, with product METTCTAVGPVTGLYLLPSLPNWENYHPSSHYPFYGSTLTSQSVSGIKRHHVTPSLHASTSAHFNHLADSVQMYELFSVIIHKGGCYGGHYHVYIRDVDELGHWSCQEEKKNKEASDIGDEQDCPAVTIAAIIAEAGFDKMVPMDQLSQKLLEHTGSSWNKAYRKQHGPFRKFLQKHASIFQLSSDGSLVGLSQSVNGADPQCCKPDNTGKTPPPQRSSSHWFDFNDSSVQCILEKDIEKQFQGKESAYMLFYRKSQLKRPEEAKGNALYGVPEYLLHQMDQANEELQRKRLSDRKVNCMTLRLHLSSCYRLDNGALHPVTSLADSTLEISVDRQRTVGDLRQTVLQLLDPSVEGHVLSIAKLLPAGLHVFEDLCDTEQSLSSAGVHDGCDIFLWDGKQVGGLCVQSGPDCAPLLLTIMRQCQTKSNGGPQKYSESQKVFPSNFQLRDLQLTLAGSPSKESLLCSPSSETSEGWSAFAMEDMNKTLKMLGLRDGSSLLLLDSHEEGEMVLAAGKEMAADLNLYHIQVQDWYNPQSEKRIVQIPADPDSTMLIIRKKAAELFELPGDCGDTCLRPVHKSGKLFPPVPEDVTMQEADLKAGSILGLCRGRAPNTSEVFLSFILGTDLQEGQEQEIILDETLTVKECLDQMLQKAGLPGDAGWHLRKMDWCYEAGDAVTEEDSSLKDLKIQSGDIFVITEGRLPPKGFLKLPIWLYCPSTQKNSVNHVASHAAALHIIPSADNSLQEDVESELCFVCHIEISKDASLQDLKLQIMTLTVFDALGIPSPEYLRIWTLDNKRLGKLLRINHLQISDYKLGINTTLCVEPLQVEEILGPQDMLLRIQLSVPGECRYFPPVDIAWNISRGCTASALRQKIATHCSLPVDKVEIAKYFADKHEWLPISSWTQQVSKKKKKKKSDNLQGAPYYLKDGDVIGVKNLLLDDRLDFSSEADFIAKEKQRQIAESKKKSSPALCNEKVRPGVRKTETSLSIRVGVFR from the exons TCTGCCAAACTGGGAAAATTACCACCCTTCCTCACACTATCCCTTCTACGGTTCAACTTTGACTTCACAAAGTGTGAGCGGTATAAAGAGACATCACGTTACACCTTCCCTACACGCCTCAACGTCCGCCCATTTT AATCATTTGGCGGATTCAGTGCAGATGTATGAGCTCTTTTCAGTGATCATACACAAGGGCGGCTGCTATGGAGGCCATTATCATGTATACATCCGGGATGTAGATGAGCTGGGACATTGGAGTTGTCAG gaagagaaaaaaaataaagaagctagtgacataggagatgaACAAGACTGTCCTGCTGTTACTATTGCTGCCATTATTGCAGAG gctgggtttgATAAAATGGTCCCCATGGATCAACTGAGTCAAAAGCTGCTAGAGCACACAGGATCTTCTTGGAATAAGGCTTATAGGAAGCAGCATGGACCATTTCGTAAG TTCCTGCAGAAGCATGCCTCCATTTTTCAGCTGAGTTCAGATGGTTCTCTGGTTGGCTTGTCCCAGTCGGTAAACGGTGCTGATCCACAATGTTGTAAGCCGGATAATACAGGAAAAACGCCACCTCCACAGAGAAGTTCTAGTCACTGGTTTGACTTCAATGACTCCTCGGTGCAGTGCATCCTGGAAAAGGACATTGAAAAACAGTTCCAGGGAAAGGAGAGTGCATACATGCTCTTCTACCGCAAAAGCCAACTAAAGAGACCAGAGGAAG ctaAAGGCAATGCTCTGTATGGAGTCCCTGAGTATCTTCTGCACCAGATGGATCAGGCTAATGAGGAGCTGCAGAGGAAAAG ATTGTCTGACAGGAAAGTGAATTGCATGACCCTGCGGCTCCATTTGTCGTCTTGCTACCGTTTGGATAATGGTGCTCTGCACCCTGTGACTTCTCTAGCAGACAGTACCCTTGAAATCAGTGTGGACCGGCAAAGAACTGTGGGGGACTTGAGGCAAACAGTTTTACAG CTTTTGGATCCATCGGTAGAAGGCCATGTTCTGAGCATAGCAAAACTTCTGCCGGCAGGGTTACATGTTTTTGAAGACCTATGTG ATACTGAGCAGAGTCTTTCAAGTGCTGGAGTACATGATGGATGTGATATATTTCTTTGGGATGGTAAGCAG GTTGGAGGTCTGTGTGTGCAGAGCGGACCTGACTGCGCTCCTCTTCTTCTAACAATCATGCGTCAGTGTCAGACCAAAAGCAATGGTGGTCCACAGAAATACTCCGAAAGCCAGAAAGTTTTCCCGTCCAACTTCCAGTTGAGAGACCTGCAGCTGACATTAGCTGGTAGCCCCTCAAAAGAGTCCTTACTGTGCTCCCCTTCCTCAGAAACCAGTGAGGGCTGGAGTGCTTTTGCCATGGAAGATATGAACAAAACTCTGAAAATGTTGGGACTTAGAGATGGGAGCTCCTTACTTCTGCTAGATTCACATGAAGAGGG AGAAATGGTTCTTGCTGCTGGAAAAGAGATGGCCGCTGACCTGAACTTATACCACATTCAAGTCCAGGACTGGTACAATCCACAATCTGAGAAGAGAATTGTGCAGATTCCTGCAGATCCTGACTCT ACTATGTTAATTATCCGTAAAAAAGCTGCCGAGCTATTTGAGCTGCCAGGGGATTGCG gGGACACCTGCCTAAGACCTGTGCATAAAAGTGGAAAGCTGTTCCCTCCAG TTCCTGAAGATGTCACAATGCAGGAGGCTGACCTTAAAGCTGGAAGCATTTTGGGTCTGTGCAGAGGCCGAGCACCTAACACCTCAGAG GTCTTCCTGTCTTTTATTCTCGGCACTGATCTCCAGGAAGGACAGGAGCAAGAAATTATCCTGGATGAAACACTGACAGTCAAGGAG TGCTTGGATCAAATGCTACAGAAAGCTGGCTTACCAG gtgaTGCCGGTTGGCACCTAAGAAAGATGGATTGGTGTTATGAAGCTGGAGATGCTGTGACTGAAGAG GACTCTTCCTTGAAGGATCTGAAAATTCAGTCTGGGGACATTTTTGTTATAACAGAAGGAAGACTTCCACCCAAG GGCTTCCTGAAGTTACCAATATGGCTGTACTGTCCCAGTACACAGAAGAATTCTGTTAATCATGTCGCTTCTCATGCAGCGGCACTACACATAATCCCCTCGGCAG ACAATTCTCTACAGGAAGATGTGGAGTCTGAGCTCTGCTTTGTGTGCCACATAGAGATATCCAAAGATGCTTCACTGCAAGACCTTAAGCTGCAG ATCATGACGTTAACGGTTTTTGATGCTCTCGGGATTCCCTCTCCTGAGTATCTGCGTATCTGGACCTTGGACAACAAACGTTTGGGAAAATTGCTGCGGATAAATCATTTGCAAATCAG TGACTACAAACTGGGTATTAACACAACACTTTGTGTGGAGCCATTACAGGTAGAGGAGATTCTAGG TCCTCAGGATATGCTTCTGCGGATTCAACTCTCCGTTCCAGGGGAGTGTCGATACTTTCCGCCTGTGGACATCGCTTGGAATATCTCACGTGGATGCACGGCATCTGCATTGCGTCAAAAGATTGCCACCCATTGCTCTTTGCCAGTAGACAAAGTGGAGATTGCAAAGTACTTTGCAGATAAACATGAATGGCTTCCAATATCCAGCTGG ACTCAGCAAGTttccaagaaaaagaaaaaaaagaaatcagataacctgcagggggcgccatattACCTAAAAGATGGTGATGTTATTGGGGTAAAG AACCTCTTACTAGATGACAGACTAGACTTCAGCTCAGAAGCTGATTTTATCGCGAAGGAAAAGCAAAGACAGATTGCGGAAAGCAAAAAGAAGAG TTCACCAGCACTTTGTAATGAAAAAGTTCGTCCAGGTGTGCGGAAGACAGAAACTTCCTTATCCATCCGTGTGGGGGTATTCAGATAA